One Gadus chalcogrammus isolate NIFS_2021 chromosome 4, NIFS_Gcha_1.0, whole genome shotgun sequence DNA segment encodes these proteins:
- the LOC130380621 gene encoding uncharacterized protein LOC130380621 — MRQKMLLMERGRMLKMKLVMTKEMNLQMTRTTVVLLHSYLDRAHMPLEVKSGMFHVTLKPQTFTRRAILSIVASVYDPIGFLAPFIFTAKYILQELCKLSCGWDDEIPSAYHLKWQQWLVGLRQMESYKVNRCIKPKSFGAVASAQLHNFCDASEVGYGVVTYLRLTNTEDAVHTAFLFGKTRVAPLKRVTIPRLELTAAMLAVKIDKMLKTELQTPLANSVFWTDSTSVLKYIRNDTKRFQTFVANRVGVIRESTDIDQWRHIATERNPADLASRALRPSASLHSSPRLQRSILTQPIRGSPQAGPAAGSCLGPAAA, encoded by the exons ATGAGGCAGAAGATGCTGTTGATGGAGAGGGGCAGGATGTTGAAAATGAAGCTGGTGATGACGAAGGAGATGAACTTGCAGATGACAAGAACTACAGTCGTGTTGCTGCACAGTTACCTGGACAGAGCTCATATGCCCCTAGAGGTGAAAAGCGGAAT GTTTCACGTAACCTTGAAACCCCAAACCTTCACTAGAAGAGCAATCCTTTCCATTGTAGCGTCTGTGTATGATCCCATAGGATTTCTTGCTCCATTCATCTTTACAGCAAAATACATTTTGCAAGAGCTGTGTAAACTGAGCTGTGGGTGGGATGATGAAATTCCAAGTGCTTATCATTTAAAATGGCAGCAGTGGCTTGTTGGGCTGCGGCAAATGGAAAGCTACAAGGTCAACCGATGCATCAAACCAAAGAGCTTTGGAGCAGTGGCATCTGCTCAGCTTCACAACTTCTGTGATGCAAGCGAAGTTGGGTATGGCGTCGTAACCTACTTGCGACTCACCAATACAGAAGATGCAGTCCACACAGCTTTCCTTTTTGGGAAAACGAGGGTAGCCCCCTTGAAAAGGGTGACTATTCCTAGATTGGAATTGACTGCTGCAATGTTAGCAGTCAAGATTGACAAGATGCTAAAGACCGAACTGCAAACCCCACTTGCAAATTCAGTGTTCTGGACGGACAGCACTTCTGTCTTAAAGTACATCCGAAATGACACAAAGAGGTTCCAAACATTCGTTGCTAACCGTGTTGGAGTTATCAGAGAGTCGACCGACATTGATCAGTGGAGGCATATTGCCACCGAAAGAAATCCAGCAGACCTTGCCTCCCGTG CTCTTCGACCTTCAGCCAGCCTTCACTCGTCCCCCCGGCTCCAGCGGTCGATACTCACCCAGCCCATCCGCGGGTCACCTCAGGCGGGGCCCGCGGCCGGCAGCTGCCTGGGGCCCGCGGCGGCCTAG